The Haemophilus parainfluenzae genome window below encodes:
- a CDS encoding helix-turn-helix domain-containing protein produces the protein MCISERLRQVCEAKNWKITDFAEQAGIAYRTMQGYIGGEREPNAEGMSGIAKAGVNLNWLVSGEGEMFQAVMPKNTISAQEEKLIADYRTMPENLKDAFAISFKEISEKQ, from the coding sequence ATGTGTATATCAGAAAGATTGAGACAAGTTTGTGAAGCTAAAAATTGGAAAATTACAGATTTTGCAGAGCAGGCAGGAATAGCTTATCGTACGATGCAGGGCTATATCGGTGGTGAACGTGAGCCTAATGCAGAAGGAATGTCAGGCATTGCCAAAGCTGGCGTGAATTTGAACTGGCTCGTGAGTGGTGAAGGAGAGATGTTTCAAGCTGTAATGCCAAAAAATACTATCTCAGCGCAAGAAGAAAAGCTGATTGCGGACTATCGTACTATGCCTGAAAATTTAAAGGATGCCTTTGCTATTTCTTTTAAAGAAATATCAGAAAAACAATAA